A stretch of the Nicotiana tabacum cultivar K326 chromosome 6, ASM71507v2, whole genome shotgun sequence genome encodes the following:
- the LOC107760847 gene encoding pentatricopeptide repeat-containing protein At3g18110, chloroplastic, with amino-acid sequence MTSTALLSIPPPQLKSATKSKVQRKTSVYCSLDCSTSATTTSTVNDQDTPKKFTYSRASPSARWPHLKFTDTHQNSQPSQLSVPVTSIKDVEFDTESDVKEESLNSNDENQEVLGRPSRTKAKKMTKVALKRAKDWRKRVQFLTDKILELKSEEFVADVLDEKMVQMTPTDFCFVVKWVGQSSWQRALEVYEWLNLRHWYSPNARMLATILAVLGKANQEALAVEIFMRAEQNVGNTVQVYNAMMGVYARNGRFSRVQELLDLMHERGFEPDLVSFNTLINARLKSGPMTPNLAIELLNEVRSSGIQPDIITYNTLISACSRELNVEEAVKVFNDMERHRCQPDLWTYNAMISVFGRCGMDGEAAKLFNELEANGFYPDAVTYNSLLHAFAKQGNIEKVKEICEEMVNMGFGEDEMTYNTIIDMHGKHGRHDLALQVYRDMISSGRSPDVVTYTILIDSLGKASKMAEASKVMSEMLNAGVKPTVRTYSALICGYAKVGKRVEAEEVFDCMVRSGIRPDHLAYTVVLDMNLRSGVTKKAMLLYHEMVRNGFAPDLDLYEFMLRALGRGNEEENIQIVIKDLKELGNLSPESISSLLIKGECYDFAAKMLRLAVEEGSNFNYDDLLAILGSYSSSGKILEAIELLNFVKEHDSRSKKLITDASIIINCKAQNLDAALNEYHETSKSDSYNFSFAVYESLIRCCEEAEQFAEASQIFSDMRAGGVEPSRDICRIMAVIYCKMGFPETAHYLIDQLEGNGMPPGDNSIHVSLIEAYGKLKVVQKAESVVATLEERYGVVERTAWNALIQAYALSGFYEKARAVFNTMMRNGPSPTVDTINNLIQALIVDGRLNELYVLIQELQDMGFKISKSSILLMLEAFAQAGDIFEVKKIYNGMKEAGYLPTMHLYRLIIGLLCRTKQVRDAEAMLSEMEVAGFKPDLSIWNSMLKLYTRIEDFKKTVHVYQRIQEAGLKPDVDTYNTLIIMYCRDRRPNEALVLFHEMKRLGLSPERDTYKSLIAAFCKELMLEQAEELFESLRSEGHNLDRSFYHLMMKMYRSSGNHSQAEKLIDKMKESGVEPSDATMHLLMTSYGTSGHPIEAEKVLNSLKSNGVNLSTLQYGSVIDAYLKSRDYNTGLLKLKEMIGEGLEPDHRIWTCFIRAASLCEYVTEAKTLLTAVADAGFSLPIRLLTEKSESLVLDVDLYLEKIEAVEDKAALNFVNALEDLLWAFELRATASWIFQLAIKRNIYHTDVFRVADKDWGADFRKLSAGAALVGLTLWLDHMQDASLEGFPESPKSVILITGKSEYNKVSLNSTVKAYLWEMGSPFLPCKTRTGILVAKAHSLRMWLKDSPFCLDLELKDRPSLPEMNSMQLIEGCFIRRGLVPAFEDINERLGSVSPRKFARLALLSDEKREKVIQADIEGRREKLAKLKNTAVTMRKNTKSFRMKKFVRVPGPAKSNGFA; translated from the exons ATGACATCAACGGCACTGCTGAGTATTCCTCCGCCACAATTAAAATCCGCAACAAAATCAAAGGTACAACGAAAAACCTCTGTTTATTGCTCTCTAGATTGCTCAACTTCTGCTACTACTACTTCTACTGTTAATGACCAAGATACCCCCAAGAAATTCACCTATAGTAGAGCTTCTCCATCTGCTAGATGGCCCCACCTTAAATTCACTGACACCCATCAAAATTCACAGCCCTCCCAGTTATCTGTACCCGTTACCTCCATTAAAGATGTTGAATTTGATACTGAAAGTGATGTAAAAGAGGAGTCTTTGAACTCAAATGATGAAAACCAAGAGGTATTGGGTAGGCCCAGTAGGACTAAGGCTAAGAAAATGACTAAAGTTGCACTTAAAAGGGCTAAAGATTGGCGTAAAAGGGTGCAATTTTTAACTGATAAGATATTGGAGCTAAAATCTGAGGAGTTTGTAGCTGATGTGCTTGATGAAAAGATGGTGCAAATGACCCCTACTGATTTTTGCTTTGTGGTCAAATGGGTTGGTCAATCTAGTTGGCAAAGGGCATTAGAGGTTTACGAATGGCTTAATCTTCGACATTGGTATTCTCCGAATGCTCGAATGCTTGCAACTATACTTGCTGTGTTGGGCAAGGCCAACCAGGAAGCGTTGGCCGTGGAGATATTTATGAGGGCAGAACAAAATGTTGGGAACACAGTTCAAGTGTATAATGCAATGATGGGTGTTTATGCGCGAAATGGGCGGTTTTCCCGGGTTCAGGAGTTACTTGATTTAATGCATGAGCGGGGATTTGAGCCTGATCTTGTGAGTTTTAATACTTTGATTAATGCACGTCTGAAATCAGGTCCTATGACACCAAACTTGGCAATTGAACTTCTTAATGAAGTAAGGAGTTCGGGGATTCAACCTGACATAATAACTTATAACACTCTGATTAGTGCTTGCTCGCGCGAATTAAATGTTGAGGAAGCTGTAAAAGTTTTTAATGATATGGAACGTCATAGATGCCAACCTGATTTGTGGACGTATAATGCTATGATTTCAGTTTTTGGGAGATGTGGAATGGATGGTGAGGCTGCAAAGCTGTTCAATGAACTGGAGGCGAATGGCTTTTATCCCGATGCAGTGACATATAATTCACTGCTCCATGCATTTGCAAAGCAAGGGAATATCGAGAAGGTTAAAGAAATATGTGAAGAGATGGTGAACATGGGATTTGGAGAGGATGAAATGACGTATAATACTATCATTGACATGCACGGGAAACATGGTCGGCATGACCTTGCATTGCAAGTCTATAGGGACATGATATCTTCTGGTCGAAGTCCCGATGTAGTTACATATACTATTCTTATTGACTCACTAGGGAAAGCCAGTAAAATGGCAGAGGCTTCAAAAGTGATGTCTGAGATGCTAAATGCAGGGGTAAAGCCGACGGTGAGAACTTACAGTGCCTTGATTTGTGGTTATGCAAAAGTAGGGAAGCGGGTTGAAGCAGAAGAGGTGTTCGACTGCATGGTACGTTCTGGAATTAGGCCAGATCACTTGGCATACACAGTGGTGTTGGACATGAATCTGAGGTCTGGtgtgaccaagaaagcaatgCTGTTGTATCATGAAATGGTGCGCAATGGATTTGCTCCTGATCTTGATCTATATGAATTTATGCTCCGAGCTCTTGGAAgaggaaatgaagaagaaaatatcCAGATTGTGATTAAGGACTTGAAAGAATTGGGTAACTTGAGTCCAGAATCCATTTCATCTCTACTTATTAAGGGTGAATGCTATGATTTTGCAGCCAAAATGTTGAGATTAGCTGTTGAAGAGGGTTCTAACTTTAATTATGATGACCTGCTGGCTATTTTGGGTTCCTACAGTTCATCGGGGAAGATCTTAGAAGCTATTGAGTTGCTAAATTTTGTGAAGGAGCATGATTCCAGGTCCAAGAAGCTTATAACTGATGCCTCGATTATTATTAACTGCAAAGCTCAAAATTTGGATGCTGCTTTGAATGAGTACCACGAAACAAGTAAAAGTGATTCATATAATTTCAGTTTTGCCGTCTATGAGTCCCTCATCAGGTGTTGTGAGGAGGCTGAACAGTTTGCTGAAGCTTCTCAAATATTTTCTGATATGAGGGCCGGGGGTGTGGAACCTTCTCGGGATATTTGCAGAATAATGGCTGTCATTTATTGCAAGATGGGTTTTCCAGAAACAGCTCATTATTTGATTGACCAGTTGGAAGGAAATGGAATGCCCCCTGGGGACAACTCAATTCATGTAAGTCTTATTGAGGCGTATGGTAAGCTGAAAGTAGTTCAAAAGGCAGAGAGTGTTGTCGCAACTTTAGAAGAACGGTATGGTGTTGTGGAGAGGACGGCTTGGAATGCATTAATACAAGCTTATGCTTTAAGTGGGTTTTATGAGAAAGCTAGAGCTGTTTTCAATACCATGATGAGAAATGGTCCATCTCCTACAGTGGATACCATCAACAATCTCATACAAGCGTTAATTGTTGATGGTAGATTAAACGAGCTGTATGTTCTGATTCAGGAACTACAAGATATGGGTTTCAAGATTAGTAAGAGTTCCATTCTTTTGATGCTTGAGGCATTTGCACAAGCTGGTGACATATTTGAAGTGAAGAAAATTTACAACGGAATGAAAGAAGCTGGATATTTACCTACCATGCATCTTTATAGACTTATAATCGGGTTACTATGCAGGACTAAACAAGTGAGAGATGCTGAAGCGATGCTTTCTGAGATGGAGGTAGCTGGATTCAAGCCAGATCTTTCAATATGGAATTCAATGCTCAAGTTATATACTAGAATTGAAGATTTCAAGAAGACAGTGCACGTATACCAGAGAATTCAAGAAGCTGGACTCAAACCAGATGTGGATACTTACAATACTTTGATAATAATGTACTGTCGAGATCGTAGGCCAAATGAAGCTCTTGTGTTATTTCATGAGATGAAAAGGCTGGGTCTGTCTCCTGAGAGAGACACTTATAAAAGCCTGATTGCTGCATTTTGCAAGGAGCTGATGCTGGAACAAGCTGAGGAACTCTTCGAAAGCCTGAGGTCAGAAGGACATAACCTTGATCGTTCTTTTTATCACTTAATGATGAAAATGTACAGAAGCTCTGGGAATCACTCACAGGCTGAAAAGCTAATAGACAAGATGAAAGAATCAGGGGTGGAACCATCTGATGCTACGATGCATTTGCTGATGACTTCTTATGGTACTTCAGGCCATCCAATTGAAGCTGAGAAAGTGCTGAATAGTCTAAAGTCAAATGGTGTAAATCTCAGTACTCTGCAATATGGTTCTGTTATTGATGCTTATCTCAAGAGCAGAGATTACAATACTGGGCTTTTGAAGCTTAAGGAGATGATTGGGGAAGGTCTCGAACCAGATCACAGGATATGGACTTGTTTTATCCGGGCTGCTAGTTTATGCGAATATGTGACTGAAGCCAAAACTCTTTTAACTGCTGTCGCCGATGCTGGTTTTAGTCTTCCTATCAG GCTTCTAACAGAGAAGTCAGAGTCTCTGGTGTTGGATGTAGACCTCTACCTTGAGAAAATTGAAGCGGTAGAAGATAAAGCGGCATTAAATTTTGTAAATGCTTTGGAAGACCTGTTATGGGCTTTTGAACTCCGGGCCACAGCCTCATGGATTTTTCAGCTGGCTATTAAAAGGAACATTTACCATACTGATGTTTTCAG GGTGGCTGACAAGGATTGGGGGGCCGACTTCAGGAAGCTGTCTGCGGGTGCTGCTCTTGTTGGTCTGACATTATGGCTTGACCATATGCAG GATGCATCCTTGGAGGGCTTTCCTGAATCTCCAAAATCTGTCATACTGATTACCGGTAAATCTGAATACAACAAAGTCTCTTTAAATAGTACAGTGAAGGCATACCTTTGGGAGATGGGTTCTCCATTTCTACCTTGTAAAACTCGGACTGGAATACTTGTTGCAAAAGCTCATTCCTTAAGAATGTGGTTGAAGGATTCCCCATTTTGTTTAGATCTTGAGTTGAAAGATAGACCTAGCCTTCCAGAGATGAACTCTATGCAGCTTATTGAAGGATGTTTTATTAGACGTGGTCTTGTTCCTGCTTTCGAGGACATAAATGAAAGGCTTGGGTCAGTAAGCCCTAGGAAGTTTGCGAGGCTTGCTTTGCTGTCAGATGAGAAGAGGGAGAAAGTGATTCAGGCTGACATTGAGGGAAGAAGGGAGAAGTTAGCCAAGTTGAAGAACACGGCAGTCACAATGAGGAAAAATACTAAAAGCTTTAGGATGAAAAAGTTTGTCAGGGTGCCCGGTCCTGCAAAATCCAATGGTTTTGCCTGA